TGAATACGGGTAAATACATCAGAAGCATAACGATGCTTTTTGTGTCCAAGGCACTTGTCTACAAGGCACTAGGTAACGCCTGGCTTGAACATAAGTCGCAATCTAAAAGCGAGTCGTAACTTGCCTTCAAATCAATAGTTACTCGAAAACCGATAGTTACTATCAAGAAACTTACTATCAAACAGAAAGTTACCGACTTTCGCTGACCAGTGACTTGTACGGGGGAGTTTTAGTATCTCGTTTTAGATAGTGCACGAAAAGAGTAAATCTGAACCAATTTTATTCCTCTTTTAGGCGGCTTTTATGCCGCGAGGCGTTTCATTGAAATGACGTTTGTACTCACGGGAAAACTGCGAAGTACTGGTGTAGCCCACCAAATGCGCAGCATCATTCACCCGTTTCCCTTCAACGTGGATAAGCTCTTTGGCTTTATTGAGGCGAACCTTTTTCAGATACTGCAACGGTGATTCCATTGTGACCCGTCGAAACGCCTGATGAAAGGCTGAAATACTCATATTGGCCTCTTCAGCCAAAGCCTGCACCGTCAGCGGTTGAGCATAATCCCGATGAACCTTACTCAATGCTTTCGCAATCCGGGCGTAATGGCCCTCATGGTAAGCCAGTTCAAACAGCACATGCCCTTCACAACTGGTCAATGCCCTGAAGATCATCTCTTCTAACAAAGACGTACCCAAAACCTGAGCTTCAAGACCATCAATCAGAGCCTGCATGATTCGCTTGCAACTGCTCTGCATCTCAGTATTCATCGCTACCGCCTGAATACCACACGGATTGGCTTTACATTGTTGTAGCGGCGTAAATTCGGCCTGTTCGAGTAAATCGATCTGTTTCAGCAAGATAGAATGATCAATATCGATACTCAGTCCGAGCAAAGGCTTGCCAGGTTCAACGAGCGCCTCGCACTCGAGCGGCATGGGCACCCCAACCACCAGATAGTCATTGGGTCCGTAATGCACAGTATTACTCCCGATATGAATATCTTTGTGACCCTGCCCCAGAATGATAATACCGGACTGGTAAACAAAAGGCTGACGTGGGTTACCCTTCTCACTGCGGTAAAAATGTACGCCGGGAATATCGGTTTGAATGGCCCCTTCCAGATCAGACAACGAGTACTGCTCGACATACCTTTGCATCAGCTCTGCCAGTTCAGTCATAGATTACCACTCACTCCCTAAATAAACGGCCTCCAATCTGCCACAAAATATAGAATCAGGCAATTTAATTGCACAAATCAAGCTTCAATAGCCGTAAAGTGAATATTATTATGCACACTTTAATTTTACGATC
This Vibrio ostreae DNA region includes the following protein-coding sequences:
- a CDS encoding AraC family transcriptional regulator; this translates as MTELAELMQRYVEQYSLSDLEGAIQTDIPGVHFYRSEKGNPRQPFVYQSGIIILGQGHKDIHIGSNTVHYGPNDYLVVGVPMPLECEALVEPGKPLLGLSIDIDHSILLKQIDLLEQAEFTPLQQCKANPCGIQAVAMNTEMQSSCKRIMQALIDGLEAQVLGTSLLEEMIFRALTSCEGHVLFELAYHEGHYARIAKALSKVHRDYAQPLTVQALAEEANMSISAFHQAFRRVTMESPLQYLKKVRLNKAKELIHVEGKRVNDAAHLVGYTSTSQFSREYKRHFNETPRGIKAA